In Haloterrigena turkmenica DSM 5511, a single genomic region encodes these proteins:
- a CDS encoding TrmB family transcriptional regulator, with protein sequence MDDDELADLLERFGLSEKETDTYLAILEHGESKASTIADAADVSKRYVYSISEELEERGFVEVDDHAVPTVIRPVQPETVVERLTRSVEEIEPELESRFTATERSGEQFEVIKSRQTVIKRIESLLANAETEVTLSLPAEVLPRIRSTLEATVDRGVLVLLLLGATEGDQDIASLAGTASTVRTWDALVPTMLTVDGRHGLLAPSQILTTSASDTRAIAISQEQLAPVLAGSFLANYWPTAEERYVTTPNELPCTYEGFRSAVFQIALHRATDTRIEASVTGSPVGDRDLPSSLSGEVVEVRQSLVRPVSSTLPIENAFELEVDGDRYTVGGTGAFLEDYEAESVTIRALEE encoded by the coding sequence ATGGATGACGACGAGCTCGCCGACCTGCTCGAGCGATTCGGCCTCTCGGAGAAGGAGACCGACACCTACCTCGCGATCCTCGAACACGGGGAGTCGAAAGCGAGCACCATCGCCGACGCCGCCGACGTCTCCAAGCGCTACGTCTACAGCATCAGCGAAGAACTCGAGGAGCGCGGGTTCGTCGAGGTCGACGACCACGCGGTGCCGACGGTGATCCGGCCCGTCCAGCCCGAGACGGTCGTCGAGCGACTGACGCGCAGCGTCGAGGAGATCGAACCGGAGCTGGAGTCGCGGTTCACGGCGACGGAGCGCTCCGGCGAACAGTTCGAGGTGATCAAGTCCCGACAGACGGTGATCAAGCGGATCGAGAGCCTGCTGGCCAACGCGGAGACGGAGGTGACGCTCTCCCTGCCCGCGGAGGTGCTCCCGCGAATCCGCTCGACGCTCGAGGCGACGGTCGATCGAGGGGTGCTCGTCCTCCTCCTGCTGGGCGCGACCGAGGGCGACCAAGACATCGCGTCGCTGGCCGGGACGGCCAGTACGGTCCGCACATGGGACGCGCTCGTGCCGACGATGCTGACGGTCGACGGCCGTCACGGGCTGCTCGCGCCGAGCCAGATACTGACGACGTCCGCGAGCGACACGCGGGCGATCGCCATCTCGCAGGAACAGCTCGCTCCCGTCCTCGCCGGCTCGTTCCTGGCGAACTACTGGCCGACCGCGGAGGAGCGGTACGTCACGACGCCGAACGAACTCCCCTGTACGTACGAGGGGTTCCGGAGCGCCGTCTTCCAGATCGCGCTCCACCGCGCGACGGACACGCGCATCGAGGCGTCGGTCACCGGCTCCCCGGTCGGCGACCGGGACCTCCCCTCGTCGCTCTCCGGCGAGGTCGTCGAGGTCCGACAGAGCCTCGTCCGGCCCGTCAGTTCGACGCTCCCCATCGAGAACGCCTTCGAACTCGAGGTGGACGGTGACCGCTACACCGTCGGCGGCACCGGCGCGTTCCTCGAGGACTACGAGGCGGAGTCGGTCACCATTCGCGCGCTCGAGGAGTGA
- a CDS encoding transcription elongation factor Spt5: protein MGIYAVKTTASQERTVADMIINREEPEIHAALAPDSLTSYVMVESEGDAVLNRVLEDIPHARSIVPGKSDISEVEHFLSPKPDVEGIAEGDIVELIAGPFKGEKAQVQRIDEGKDQVTVELYEATVPIPVTVRGDQIRVLDSDER, encoded by the coding sequence ATGGGCATCTACGCCGTCAAGACCACGGCCAGTCAGGAGCGAACCGTCGCGGACATGATCATCAACCGCGAGGAGCCCGAGATCCACGCCGCACTCGCGCCCGACTCGCTGACCTCCTACGTGATGGTCGAGTCCGAGGGCGACGCGGTGCTCAACCGCGTCCTCGAGGACATCCCGCACGCGCGCAGTATCGTCCCCGGCAAATCGGACATATCGGAAGTCGAACACTTCCTCTCACCGAAGCCGGACGTCGAGGGGATCGCCGAGGGCGACATCGTCGAACTCATTGCCGGCCCGTTCAAGGGCGAAAAGGCCCAAGTCCAGCGCATCGACGAGGGCAAGGATCAGGTTACGGTCGAACTGTACGAGGCGACGGTTCCGATTCCGGTCACGGTTCGGGGCGACCAGATTCGCGTGCTCGACAGCGACGAACGGTAG
- a CDS encoding S1C family serine protease produces MPLVGVTMGVTPDPDQCTRRRILGAVGAAGAAAAIGLGGTGGGSAQNETNGSNATVGQDDGPAVDSPYTETYRNTIDSVVLVTVSGTGGLEGGGGGLGTGFVVDDQHVVTNNHVVQNASEGGIEIQFNNQEWRTASVVGTDGYSDLAVLRVDDMPDIAAGLSLSESEPVIGQEVLAIGNPLGFDASVSQGIVSGIDRSLPSPTGFSIPAAIQTDAPINPGNSGGPLVSLEGEVLGVVFAGAGQTIGFAISARLANRVVPALIEDGTYEHPYMGVGVLPVGPEIADEIGLEEANGVLVAEVVPNSPADGVLQSANRVRPGSGDVIVAINGTEIPNQDQLSAYLALETSPGDTIELEIVRDGEQQTVELTLEERPGIERPGTRVPGGPGERPPAAGP; encoded by the coding sequence ATGCCGCTCGTCGGGGTGACAATGGGCGTGACGCCAGATCCAGATCAGTGTACTCGCAGACGGATACTCGGCGCCGTCGGCGCAGCCGGGGCCGCAGCGGCGATCGGTCTCGGCGGTACCGGTGGCGGCAGTGCACAGAACGAAACCAACGGGTCGAACGCCACGGTCGGACAGGACGACGGTCCCGCCGTCGACAGTCCGTACACGGAGACGTATCGCAACACCATCGATTCCGTGGTTCTGGTCACCGTCTCCGGCACGGGTGGTCTCGAGGGCGGTGGCGGCGGACTCGGCACCGGGTTCGTCGTCGACGACCAGCACGTCGTGACCAACAACCACGTCGTCCAGAACGCGAGCGAGGGCGGGATCGAAATCCAGTTCAACAATCAGGAGTGGCGGACCGCGTCGGTCGTCGGGACCGACGGCTACAGCGATCTCGCCGTCCTGCGCGTCGACGACATGCCCGACATCGCCGCCGGGCTCTCGCTCTCGGAGTCCGAGCCCGTGATCGGGCAGGAGGTGCTCGCGATCGGCAATCCCCTCGGGTTCGACGCGTCGGTCTCGCAGGGAATCGTCAGCGGAATCGACCGCTCGCTCCCCAGCCCTACTGGCTTCTCGATTCCGGCCGCGATCCAGACCGACGCGCCGATCAACCCCGGCAACAGCGGCGGCCCGCTGGTGAGCCTCGAGGGAGAGGTGCTCGGCGTGGTCTTCGCCGGGGCCGGCCAGACCATCGGCTTCGCGATCTCCGCGCGCCTCGCGAACCGGGTCGTCCCCGCGCTCATCGAAGACGGAACGTACGAACACCCCTACATGGGCGTCGGGGTCCTCCCGGTCGGACCGGAGATCGCCGACGAGATCGGCCTCGAGGAAGCCAACGGCGTGCTGGTCGCCGAGGTCGTTCCGAACTCGCCGGCGGACGGCGTTCTCCAGTCGGCCAACCGCGTCCGGCCAGGCAGCGGCGACGTTATCGTCGCCATCAACGGAACGGAGATCCCGAATCAGGATCAGCTCTCAGCGTACCTCGCGCTCGAGACCTCGCCCGGCGACACGATCGAACTCGAAATCGTCCGGGACGGCGAGCAGCAAACCGTCGAGTTGACCCTCGAGGAGCGGCCGGGTATCGAACGACCCGGGACCAGGGTTCCGGGCGGCCCGGGCGAGCGACCGCCGGCGGCGGGGCCGTAA
- a CDS encoding protein translocase SEC61 complex subunit gamma encodes MDVPYDLTSYVRVLKMATTPTTEEFLQVSKIAGAGVLLIGLMGFIIGGIMLFLTGGGGL; translated from the coding sequence ATGGACGTTCCGTACGACCTGACCTCGTACGTTCGGGTGTTGAAGATGGCGACGACACCCACGACTGAGGAATTCCTCCAGGTATCGAAGATCGCTGGCGCAGGTGTCCTACTCATCGGACTGATGGGCTTCATCATCGGTGGGATCATGCTGTTCCTGACCGGCGGCGGTGGTCTCTGA
- a CDS encoding bifunctional 4-hydroxy-2-oxoglutarate aldolase/2-dehydro-3-deoxy-phosphogluconate aldolase: MTDQRTVRDRLVESGVVAVLRGVDEEQIVPVARAMHDAGVEALEITADGTRAAEKIAAVDRELADTDAVVGAGTVLDAPTAQSAIDAGASFVVSPHTNPDVVRTCNRRGVLVAPGVMTPTEAVTAMEAGADLLKMFPASTVGPGHIGALAGPLGDVDIIPTGGVSRDNVADFFDAGAVAVGAGGAIVDDDAIADGDMDRVRETAASFVEAVEAARSE; encoded by the coding sequence ATGACTGACCAGCGAACCGTCAGGGACCGGCTCGTCGAGAGCGGCGTCGTCGCGGTCCTCCGCGGCGTCGACGAGGAGCAGATCGTCCCGGTCGCGCGGGCGATGCATGACGCCGGCGTCGAGGCGCTCGAGATCACGGCGGACGGGACGCGCGCGGCCGAGAAGATCGCGGCCGTCGACCGGGAGCTCGCGGACACCGATGCGGTCGTCGGCGCGGGGACCGTCCTCGACGCGCCGACCGCCCAGTCCGCGATTGACGCGGGCGCGTCGTTCGTCGTCTCGCCGCACACCAACCCGGACGTGGTGCGGACCTGCAACCGGCGCGGCGTCCTCGTCGCCCCCGGCGTCATGACGCCGACGGAGGCCGTGACGGCGATGGAGGCCGGTGCGGACCTCCTCAAGATGTTCCCCGCGTCGACGGTCGGGCCGGGCCACATCGGCGCGCTCGCGGGGCCGCTGGGCGACGTCGACATCATTCCGACGGGCGGCGTCTCCCGGGACAACGTCGCGGACTTCTTCGACGCCGGCGCGGTGGCCGTCGGCGCCGGCGGCGCCATCGTCGACGACGACGCGATCGCCGACGGCGACATGGATCGGGTCCGCGAGACGGCCGCCTCGTTCGTCGAGGCGGTCGAGGCGGCGCGAAGCGAGTAG